The DNA window ATATTTTTCAAAAACTTTCTCTTTTCTGCAAATTCTTTTAACGTAGTAAAATAGCGGCTAGTAGATAGGAAAATTTCACCGTAAAATGGATGTTGGTGGCTGGTGCTGTTGCCAAGGATCTTTCTACAGCCAGAGCTGGTTGATAGCAACAACGCGATCGCGCTTTGCTAGGAACCTCCCTCAGGCAAAAACCACCTCGCATCGTTACCCCTTCAGTTGCTGAAAGAGCGCAAAAACAAAATGGTAGACCCTATGGACGACCTCGTAAGCCAAGCGCGCCAAGGTAGTGTGGCGGCGATCATCCAAATTCTCAATCAAGAATTAGCAGACTTGGGCGTCAGAACCCGAGCTGTTTTTTCAGATGGAATTTTGCAACTTTTGTGCGAAGCCGCTACCGTTCAGCAAGTGGAACAATCAACGCTGGTAGAAAAAATTCGGGAAGTCTTGGAATCGCTCTCCCTGCGTCAAATTCGCCGGGTTCGCATTAACGGTCGTCTAGTACGCGAACAACAGTTGCTCTGGTTGGAAGAAATTCAACGAGACCCCCAACATCAGCTGTTGTGGTCCCAAGAAATTACCCTCAAGCGTCCCCATCCCCTACAAACTCTGTGGCAAGATTTGCGCGATGGTCTGAGCGCTGCCAAGGGGAAAAAGAATTACAAAGTTCCCGCTACTTCCTCGCGCATATTCTCCCAACAAAGACTCTTTTGGCAGGGAATATTCGGCGGTTTGTCAGTAGCATTGCTGCTGTTGCTGGGCATCTGGTGGTGGTCTTCGCGCCAGCAAAGCGACCTTGCCATCTCCCAAACCGAGACCACATCCACCACCAACTCCCAAATCGCACCTTCAGCAGAGCCAACCGGGCCCCAGCAAAGCCCATCCACCACCCCGACAACCACATCAACCGCCACCAAGGCCAACACCGATGCCGACGAACCCTTTGTCAAAGCCGTGCGATTGGCGGAAGAAGCTGCTCAGGAAGGAACCCAAGCCGATTCCGCTGCTGAATGGTTGGATTTGGCGGCCAAATGGCAGCGCGCTTCCGATTTGATGGCTCAGGTGGAACCGGATGACCCGCGCTATCCCACAGCACAAGACCGCAAGACTCGCTATAAAAATAACAGCAAAACCGCCCAACAAGAGGCGGAGAAATACCGCGACACCAGCGAAAACGAACCAAGCGACTACGAATAAAAGAATGTCCAATCGCAGGATCCCATTGCCAGCCAACCCGTTTCACATGAGTGTCAGCCAGCTGCAGCATTTGCTAGGGGCAACCCCAATGTTTGCCGATGCTGCCACATTCAACGCTACAGTTTGGGGGATTTCCACCGATAGCCGCCAAATTCAACCAGGCAATGCATTTGTGGCTTTGGTAGGCGAAAAATTTGACGGACATCATTTTTTAAAATCAGCTTCCGAACAAGGGGCTAAACTGGCGGTGGTGCAGCGTGCGGATGCTACCGTCACCGACCTACCCCAGTTGGTGGTGGCGGATACTTTACAAGCTTATCAAGCCATGGCACGTTGGTGGGGGTCTCAGTTTGCCGTGCCTACCGTGGCCATTACCGGTTCGGTGGGCAAAACCACGACCAAAGAACTGCTGGCGGCTTTGTTGCAAACCCAAGGCCGGGTGTTGAAATCCGCTGCCAATGATAACAACGAAATTGGCGTTCCCAAAACCCTGTTGCAACTAAGTAGCGATCGCGATTTTGTGGTTTTGGAAATGGCTATGCGGGGCAGGGGGCAAATTGCAGAACTGGCCAGCATTGCCCGTCCGGATGTGGGAATTATTACCACAGTGGGAACCGCTCACATTGGCTTGTTGGGGTCGAGAGAAGCGATCGCTGAGGCTAAGTGCGAATTGCTAGAATACATGAATCCTGAAGGAACGGCTATTCTCAACGCCGATAACGATTTGTTGATGGCTACCGCAGCTGGCGTCTGGCAGGGAAAAACGGTCACCTTTGGCTGGGAAAAGGGAGATTTCCGCGGTCGCTTGCTCGATCCAGAAACCTTGGAAGTGAGCGAGGGGACGCAAGACTCCTATACCGTGCAGTTGCCGATACCGGGAGCGCACAACGCCACCAACTTCCTGGCAGTTTTGGCGGCAGCCAGAGTTTT is part of the Geitlerinema sp. PCC 9228 genome and encodes:
- the murF gene encoding UDP-N-acetylmuramoyl-tripeptide--D-alanyl-D-alanine ligase, with translation MSNRRIPLPANPFHMSVSQLQHLLGATPMFADAATFNATVWGISTDSRQIQPGNAFVALVGEKFDGHHFLKSASEQGAKLAVVQRADATVTDLPQLVVADTLQAYQAMARWWGSQFAVPTVAITGSVGKTTTKELLAALLQTQGRVLKSAANDNNEIGVPKTLLQLSSDRDFVVLEMAMRGRGQIAELASIARPDVGIITTVGTAHIGLLGSREAIAEAKCELLEYMNPEGTAILNADNDLLMATAAGVWQGKTVTFGWEKGDFRGRLLDPETLEVSEGTQDSYTVQLPIPGAHNATNFLAVLAAARVLQARGQFDYSDWKQTKVPLQLDLPPGRAQRYTLPQDILVLDETYNAGTESMVAALQLLAQTPGKRRIAVLGTMKELGSYSLAFHRQVGETAASLQVDALWICADDPEAQAMREGARNIPHIVAYPPRAQEQLLQDLLAFLEAGDRILLKASHAVGLDRLVKKLRFAWEERNPHPHK